The region CATACAGTCTGAGCCGCCTTCATACAATGCTGGCAGGACTGAAGAATGCCCCCAGTGAAAATTTGGAGCAAATACTCAGGtaagttttattttcagttaaccacataattttatttttaactagtTTTAATAGCAAACATTAATGCTAAACAGTGTAATTTAAAATGTGGGTCAGTCTTAAAAGGCTCTGGAGTAAATTAGGATCCAGAAAGACATTTAAATTTCAggcaacttttttttctgttcatgtACACATTTGTCCTTATGAAGCAATGGCTGTAAGAACATAACAGCATTTAAAACCCAACAATTCTGAGCTTCTCTAGCAGCAAACTGCTAATACAAAATGTTCAAGACACTTTATCCTACAGTGAGCAAATCTCACTGTCAAGCAACTCATACTGGAGGAGAGACAAAATAAAACATGTTCTCTATACAAATAGACTGATGCTTCAGgtacagaatattttaaaaccatttaaTCATACAGAAAACAGTGTTTAAAGAAGTTAAGAATGAGAAGTTGTGTATCTTGACTGCACTATACACAAGAACAGCGTGTTGTGGCCCTTCTGCAGTACACATAAAGATAGGCACATGTTGATGGGGGGTGATGGTGTTGCTGTACAGTACATGTGCAGTTTCATGCTTTCATCACATTATAGAAGTAGTTGTagatttttagttatttttttgcctcagtTGGAAGAGTGCATTGAAAATGTTCCATTCCTGTTTTCAGGACCTGTTCCAGAGATCCTTCTCAGTCTATTGCAAACAGGGTAAAAGACATGTCTGAAGTGTACTGCCAAAGCATGCAGGCTGAAGGAGAGTTCAGCAACTTTTCCAAAGGTGGGAAACATTTTGCTTATACAAATAAGAATGAAAGTGCCTCTACGCACACTGTGCTCTTGGAATTAACTTAGTTTTACTTACAGGCTATGCTTTAGCACAAGTCTCTTTCCTAATacttttgtcttttcctgtATCTTAAGGTACAGCATATTTCAGTCCTGTATGCAATTTTATAATCAGCCTTAGCTTAAATCACTGGAATTTGATGATACTTTTCATTTCTACAGGAGTGAAACTAAAAGCATGCTTAAGGGTACCACTTTTCCTCTCAAATAGAAGAATAATAGGGATGGCATGGATTTCTGTGACAGTAATGAAAAACCTGATTGTCTGTGGTCTTTAAAGACCctacagcactgctgcctgacACAGAAGGATGGATTAGTACAGCTATTAAAATCCTGTCAGTATAAACACCAAACATTATTTGCATTGTTGTCACAGTCTGCAAAGATGTATTAAAAATAAGGAAGATGCTCTTGACCTTGTTTCTTAATAGGGCCTTAATCTATTTTTGTCAGCATAGTTGTGTCAGTTTTCTGTTGCACTGTGCAAGTTGGATCCATACAGGGCTActtttctgtgtctttcttaAACTTGAAATACATACAGGATAGAGTGTTCAGGATTGCTCTTACACAATGGTGTTTTCATCAAAATACTGTGCACTCGCAGGTCAGTGCAGTATAGAGGCAGATACCTAACTGAGTTATAGTCCTGTTAATGTTAaccacagctgcacagcaaTCAACACAAGCCCCTGAATTGTATTGCTATAGCTTAAGACAAAGAATACCCCTTTTCGACCACATTTCACAAAATTGTTTCTGTTTCAAATCCCTGCAGATGTTGTGAGTAAGCACTTCCGGTGTGCTGAGGTGCTATACTACAAGGTCTTGGAGTCAATCATTGAGCAAGAAAAGAAGAGACTGGGAGACGCTGACTTATCTGTAAGGAAAACTCATCGAATTGTACCTCATTTTTGAAGTTGGGCCTACAGCAAAGAAAACCATTTGTAAAGCAGAATAGACAACTCTTTAAAATAAGGGTAAATCTGATGGGCTGCTCATAAGTACCCTTGAATAGAAGACAGCATACAGGAAATCGTTTAATGAACAAAAATTCTGTTCTCTTTTACAAAGTAACTTTCTGTAAGCTTGATAATCTTGCTGTTGAGGCAGAATACAAAGTGTTGTATTGTTCTATAATTATGCTGTAAATTACACATTAAAACTTAGAACTTTCTTTCAGGCAATACTGGAGCAAGATGTGTTTCACAGATCTCTGCTGGCCTGTTGCCTTGAGATAATTGCTTTCACATACAAGCCACCTGGAAACTTCCCCTTCATCACCGAAATATTTGACATTCCAGTTTATCACTTTTATAAAGTAAGTGTTTGGGAGCTAGAAATGCTTAGCAAGTCATGAGTGTTCTTTTAAGTACCTCACCTGAACCCTTGATTCTGAGCTTCACCCCTTCCATCTATTGGAAAAGTATTACCCAAGTGGCTGTCATTCTGGGTATTTAGAAGTCACCATCCTGTTAGCTTGCCAAACAGAGCAGTACCCCAGCACTCACATCTTAACTACTGCATCAGCTGTTCTCCAACACTGCTTGTTTAGAAAGAGATAAATGCCTGTCTTCTGCTAAAGCTGCAAGACAAGATACGATTCAGTCATAGTAATGCAGCCGTAGTATTTCTGTTCCTCCttgaaaatcagaaataagatctttctgtaagaaaaaaCAAGTACATGATGTTGATCTTTATCTGCTTCACAGGTCATAGAGGTTTTCATCAGAGCAGAGGATGGCCTTTGTCGGGAAGTAGTAAAACATCTTAATCATATTGAAGAACAGATCTTGGAAAGCATGGCATGGAAGCAGGAATCCATACTGTgggacagaatcagagaaaatgaaaacaaagttcCTACTTGTGAAGAGGTGAGTGCTGCTTTATGTTTTACATAATGTTCCTCATCAGACAGGAGGGTAGAGAGTGGATGTGAGACAGTGGAGGAGAGGCTTTACATGTCGAAACTGCTGTTTCATCCTACAAGGTCATCAGTGCAGGAGACCAGTCAGTAAGGTCgggtctgctctgctctgcacatgTCTGCAGAGACCTCCCAACATGGAGCTGAGAGGATTCTTACCCAGTACTTGCACAACACAGTGGAACAGTGAACAAACCAGACAAGCAGCGAAGGTTTGGACCAGTCACCCTTGAAAAGATTCCTGGACAAGAAGGAACCTAACAAGGGCAGACTTTCAGTTGTAGTCACAGAAAGATGTGACAGTCCTGTATCTTCTAGAGTAGTGCAGGCACTGCAGAGTTGCAGTTAGGCTGACAGTAAACTTTTCAGTATtcctgggtttatttttctccatGGAGTTTTGCTGTTCAAAATTCATAGTgcagaagcttttaaaaatgtgttaatTTATTCAATCTGTGCTACAGCCACTCATGAAAGTATCAACGTTTTAGGTAATGCCACCTCAATATTTTGAGAGATCAGCTGGGAACAGTGTTGTAGGTTCACCATTGACACCAAGACGGATAAACGAGGTTCGTGCTGAAAGTGGAGGACTCGGAAAAGGTGAGACTTTAAGCACAATATACTTAGATATCTGAGATCATGGATTGAATTGTTCAAAGTGGTGTACAGCAAGGAGGCTGCTTTACTGTAAGTGCACAGCTAATTGCAAACATTTGTAAACGATGTTTCTGTCACAGCTCTGATGACTAAGACCAATGCATTCATCACTTCAGTGTGAACAGAACACTGGTTTGCCAGGGTGTTTTCGGGAGGTTTTGTATATGAACAGCATAGATGGATGTATATCTATGTACAGATTATACCTATACCTATGTATACATTAAGTAATAGTTGTACACACACCCTGCTTGTGCTTTGATCAGTATCACTGGAAGCGTTTGCTTTGTTATTCAGGAAGAGCAGCCTCTAGTTTAGTTTAGTGAGGTTTAAAACTTCTTTGGAGCAATAAACAATAGTACATTATCTTATAAAAATAACACATTATTTGAGGTGAAGTCATCTCTAAAAGCAAGCTGTAGGCCACTAATATAGACATAAGGAATCTTAAAAAATGTTACATGAACCATTTAGGAATTATACCACAAGTGTGTTCTTTTCTAATCTGCAGGTCTCTCATCCTCTCCAACTACCCTGTATGACAGATACAGTTCTCCTACAGCAAATCCTACCAGGAGGCGACTGTTTGCTGATAACGACAGTCCCTCTGACAGTGGAACACCAGGACGAGtttcccagcagcctggggtCAGTACGGTGCCGGTTCAGAACATGAATCCTGAAGCCGTGTCAGTAACACCGGTGCCTGGCCAGACTCTGGTTACAGTCGCAACTGCCACCGTAACAGCCAACAACGGGCAAACTGTCACCATACCTGTACAAGGTGAGAGAAGGGACACTGGAGAACCTCATCAGAGTGTTAGTACataggaagggagagagggaggaacaGTGTCCTAATGGAGGAAAAAGTACATTTAAAGGTTGCTAATTGGGAAAAAttgctggagcagatgagcagATGTTAGAACACATACAGCACACAGGGTTCTGACTGCCAGCATCCTCTTTTTAAAACTTGATTATTTCAGTGAGCCAGCCTTCCTCAACTGGCTCTGGATTAAAGTTGCATTAGCATGGAAAACTTAGTTccatttcagtttcttcttATCGCCTGTTGAGGAGAAGTATTTTGATGAAATGATTTTATCTAATGTATTCATATGCAGTTATAAGCAACTAATAAAACAATTACTGAATTCttcacaaaaacaaaactaaccCCCAGCCAACCACAACCAACATTTCCACCCCTCCCTCACTTGTTCTTATTTCAGATGTTCTTCCTTGCATTTCTTAACTTACAGGTATTGCCAATGAAAATGGAGGAATAACTTTCTTCCCAGTCCAAGTTAATGTAGgtgcacagccccaggctgtCTCTGGTCCCATTCAGCCTCTCAGTGCCCAGACTCTTGCTGGTACCCTGAACACTCAGATGACTGGGGCaactctgcagctgccaggccAGTTAACTGTTCAGCAGATCTCTCCTGGAGAGCAGAGACAAATGCAGCAGTTGACCACTGCCACATCCACCAGGCCTCGGAAGATGGGCTCACTTGCACTCTTCTTCAGAAAGGTACTTTTCGGTCTGATCTGTTCTTTGCTTGGTTTGACCTCAATAAGACTTCAGTGATTGTTACAGTATGTACTTACTCTTAATAATAAGAGACTGTTCCATTTCCAAGTTACATAAGCATACCTGAAGAGGTGTTTCCTTACATTTGGGCAACTTCTCAGTAGCAAAGGAGTAGACTATCACGATGGCCATCACATCACCAGTTGTGAAGCAGATGATGTGCTTGGCCAGCTGGTACTTTAGAAATGTCCAGTTTCTTTAAGgctctttaaaagaaagaaattcaccTTTGAGGCACTCTGGTTTATTCAATACAGTGGtggctggaggcagtgcagtgTGCTCAGGACAACTCACAATGTAAGCTTTAAACAAATGTTTTCATAGCGTCAGTCTTAGTACTGAGAATATCTGTGTTTTGTAAGCAAAAAGGGCAAATTTAGTTCTTCTTTGGGCTTATCATCCACACAAGTTCTACAGGGTGTGCAAGTAAGTCCATTCTGCTCTTTCACTGGGTAagaacagcagtgctgctgtggctctgagcaCGGTTTCTGTTCCAACAGGTGTATCATTTAGCTAGCGTCCGTCTGAGAGATCTCTGTGTCAAGCTAGACATAGCCGATGAGCTGCGGAAGAAGATCTGGACATGTTTTGAGTACTCGTTGGTGCACTGCCCTGAAATCATGATGGACAGGCACCTGGATCAGCTGCTGATGTGTGCCATCTATGTAATGGCTAAGGTAAAGtttcaacaaagcaaaaccacaaaactcCTTTTAAGACGTAATGTTCTGAAGATTacaaaaacccaaagccaacCCAATGCCACATAGTGactttcaaacaaaaaaaaattccacagagAAACTGAGTCTTTTCTGTTCATCTCCTCTTAGGTCACTAAGGAGGATCAATCATTTCAGAACATCATGCGCTGCTACCGGACACAGCCACAAGCCAAGAGCCATGTGAGTACAGTCAGCATTGCACAATGTGCTATCTGCTTTATTAATTAAATGCTTTAGTTCTATTTTAGGAATAGGTCACTTGGAAAGTAACATCTAGTAGCAAATAAATGCAGTCTATGAGCTGTTCTCCTGAAAAGCCATCAGTCATAAGCCAAAATCCTGCACCACTGAAAACTTTTTATGCCAAACCATACCTTAAACAGAAAATACCTTTACTTAAAACCAAAGGCAGCAGTGCCTGTTAGGCAATGCTCCTCTTAGGAGGCTGTGTTCTGCCCTGTCAGAAGCCATTTGGTAAATCCTGGTGAAGTTTCTAAAAAGACTTTCCTGCCTCTGTCACTGCATATCTCACCATCCTTCCctttttgggctcctcactccctgTAGGTGTACCGGAGCGTCCTGATCAAAGGTAGGAGACGCCGCTGCCACTctggcagcagtgacagcagcagccaacaGAGCTCACCTACGGACAGAAGCAAAGAGATTAACAAAGAAAGGAGTGAGTGATTTCAAATCCACCTTTGATTCCACTTCTAAAAAACAGTGCATAGAGCCCTGCCCTAACAGTTCCTTCTTCACTTAACTTGGACACCATCAAGAATATACCAATAACATGTAAGAGTTGCTGTAACTTGGGCTTAATGTTATATCCGCTTTGACAGTTTTGAGTCTGTCACCAGATGTACTTCCCAGGTGACCACGATGGGTGGCCTGAGCTCTTGGAGTTTGTATAATGAGAGGACATCAGTGCTAGCCCGTCTTCACAGTTACTCTCTTACCACAATGATAGAGCTGTAGTAGATGGCTGTCttgagagactggaacaagcCAGCCACCCACAGCATCTATTTCAGCATAGCTGACATCTCTGCCGCGTGTTTTCCTTGATATTTGAACTGACACGCTTTCCTTGAATTAACTTTTACAAAGGAAGTCAAACAGTGCATGCTGTATCTTCCTGCCACCAGTTTTCAAGGTATCTAGTAATTAGACTCAGCTGTAGGTACGAATGTGTTCTGTCATGGAGAggtggcagggagggcaggaaaAATATATATGAATTTTTCAGCTTCCCCCATTAAAGCATCAGGAAGTGTTGCCAAGCTAAATGTTTCTACTACTGGCTAAAGAAGTCTATCATTCCTGGTCTGAAATggtgccagctggcagcaggaaggagctgctgttgaAGTATAGTACAAATGCCTGAAAAGGGAGCTTCAGTTCTGCTAACACTGTGATGGAACTCAGCTCATACAGAAGAGCCACTTGCAGTTTATGCAAGCAGAGGTCAGGAAGCAGAAGTGTTTCTGCACAGGGCCTCAGCAGTGTGTTGGGTCTGACAATGTGCTGCTTTTGATAAGGGAGGGTGCTAAGGGAACAAAACTGTCCTGGCTAATACTGACACCAGGGCGATGATCACAGCCCTTGACATAGCTGAAAGGCACTTCCTGTAGGCAGCAAGTGTCTGGGACCTAGGGGACGGAGTTGCACGGAACAGCTGTGGCTAAGGCAGAGCCTGCTCTCCTCTTGCAGCCAGTCGAGACTCCAGCCCGGTGATGCgttccagcagcaccctgcctgtgccccaCCCCAACAGcgcaccccccaccccaacccgaCTCACCGGCCCCAACAGCgacacagaggaggaggagcgaGGCGACCTCATACAGTTCTACAATAACATCTACATCGAGCAGATCAAGGAGTTTGCCCTGAAGTATACTTTAAATGCGGTAAGTTaccctctgtgctgcttctcgCAGGGAAGTAGATTTTTTGCTGTACATGCAGTAAGTGCTCATAGCCAACCTCGTTGTAAGCAAGTACAAACAATTACAATTCTTAATAATACTGCTCCTTGAGGACATCCTCTGCTGCTAAAATACCAAGTACTTTTGATGCTTATTTGCTGTTTCCTCCTTTATGAGATACTACACAGCACTGAGCAATATGATCTGTCAGtctcagggttggaaaagaacaacTAATGTGGCCTAATAGCATGACAAAACCTTGTGTCTGCTCAGATACGCATGATGAACTGTTTAAGTTGACAGCTCCCAGAAGCTTTACTGCAGTAACACCTGAGATCAGACACCAACTCATGGGtaatttcccttttctctcaAGCAGGCTGACTCTCCTCCGCTCTCACCCTACCCCTTTGTAAGGATCAGTTCCCCCCGCAGAGTGCAGCTGTCCCAGAAGCACCCCATCTACATCTCGCCACACAAAACTGAGTCTGCTCTTTCTCCA is a window of Indicator indicator isolate 239-I01 chromosome 19, UM_Iind_1.1, whole genome shotgun sequence DNA encoding:
- the RBL2 gene encoding retinoblastoma-like protein 2; this encodes MPGEEEEDAESGVGGAAAAAPSPTAEEGDTRQRYEELCSSLNMDERARSEAWLSYQSMKLNYTLEGNDLHWLACALYVACRKAVPTVSRGTAEGNYVSLTRILRCSEQSLIEFFNKMKKWEDMANLPSQFRERTERLERNFTVSAVIFKKYEPIFQDMFRYPQEDQPRQQRGRKQRRQPCTVSDVFQFCWVLFVHAKGNFPMISDDLVNSYHLLLCALDLVYGNALQCPNRKELLNPNFKGLPEDFHTKDYKVSSDPPCIIEKLCSLHYGLVLEAKGIKEHFWKPYIRKLFDKKLLKGKDENLTGFLDPGNFGDSFKAINKAYEEYVLSVGNLDERIFLGDDADEEIGTLTRCLNTTSGMETAERVQVKDNLQQHFDRSKSLRITTPLTGRKYVKESNPYVTPVSVATYSLSRLHTMLAGLKNAPSENLEQILRTCSRDPSQSIANRVKDMSEVYCQSMQAEGEFSNFSKDVVSKHFRCAEVLYYKVLESIIEQEKKRLGDADLSAILEQDVFHRSLLACCLEIIAFTYKPPGNFPFITEIFDIPVYHFYKVIEVFIRAEDGLCREVVKHLNHIEEQILESMAWKQESILWDRIRENENKVPTCEEVMPPQYFERSAGNSVVGSPLTPRRINEVRAESGGLGKGLSSSPTTLYDRYSSPTANPTRRRLFADNDSPSDSGTPGRVSQQPGVSTVPVQNMNPEAVSVTPVPGQTLVTVATATVTANNGQTVTIPVQGIANENGGITFFPVQVNVGAQPQAVSGPIQPLSAQTLAGTLNTQMTGATLQLPGQLTVQQISPGEQRQMQQLTTATSTRPRKMGSLALFFRKVYHLASVRLRDLCVKLDIADELRKKIWTCFEYSLVHCPEIMMDRHLDQLLMCAIYVMAKVTKEDQSFQNIMRCYRTQPQAKSHVYRSVLIKGRRRRCHSGSSDSSSQQSSPTDRSKEINKERTSRDSSPVMRSSSTLPVPHPNSAPPTPTRLTGPNSDTEEEERGDLIQFYNNIYIEQIKEFALKYTLNAADSPPLSPYPFVRISSPRRVQLSQKHPIYISPHKTESALSPREKIFYYFSSSPSKRLKEINSMVRTGETPTKKRGFLLEDGTEAPAKRICQENHTALLRRLQDVANDRGSH